From one Phoenix dactylifera cultivar Barhee BC4 unplaced genomic scaffold, palm_55x_up_171113_PBpolish2nd_filt_p 000204F, whole genome shotgun sequence genomic stretch:
- the LOC103712049 gene encoding uncharacterized protein LOC103712049 → MASGSGAAEAAEGPVLSLISKRLRALRKKHNRIIQMEESQAQGKPLNKEQEELLRSKPAVTALIDELEKLRSPLVAALHDELSRCPSPPPQDPPTPPPLAVAAEPNDKAVEDILALLYFGCLFDIRPQGEFTSMMLTRTHERDCCLTYDYVTDDATDLLGERDLDAISALGSLVTSRPAYSGVSHKNALLGCVQHAKLWLQKSDQPIHSGESETYAGLREKLNKIMASDYFTTTPEMKAPVDVAAAVGKFSATSQVQISETTMVASPSAQTEGSPTHHQHKEDEQQDFQATEVHPNHQSTPVDEPPKMDEADTLNPSGDIASAPQEQQKLEADVEEQIQRDPEPKDRQHISRRGYPSQRGGSRGGGSGGGGRRGYPNGRGGRGRGGGGAYQNGRSQYYEPGYYPRNYYNSRGRGGRSGGSSMYNGHGGGPYGGHVPANVELGAST, encoded by the exons ATGGCGTCGGGCTcgggggcggcggaggcggcggaagGGCCGGTGCTGAGCCTCATAAGCAAGCGGCTTCGGGCTCTGCGGAAGAAGCACAACCGCATCATCCAGATGGAGGAGAGCCAGGCCCAGGGAAAACCCCTCAACAAGGAGCAGGAGGAGCTCCTCCGCTCCAAGCCTGCAGTCACAGCCCTCATCGATGAGCTCGAGAAGCTCCGCTCCCCCCTCGTCGCCGCCCTCCACGACGAGCTCTCCCGCTGCCCCTCTCCGCCGCCCCAAGACCCCCCCACTCCCCCTCCCCTGGCCGTCGCCGCCGAGCCCAACGACAAGGCCGTCGAAGACATCCTCGCCTTGCTCTATTTCGGCTGCCTCTTCGATATCAGGCCGCAAGGCGAGTTCACCTCCATGATGCTCACCCGGACGCACGAGCGGGACTGCTGCTTGACGTATGATTATGTGACCGACGACGCCACCGATTTGCTCGGGGAGCGCGACCTCGACGCGATCTCGGCGCTCGGCTCACTCGTGACCTCGAGGCCGGCCTATTCCGGGGTCTCCCACAAGAACGCGCTTCTGGGATGCGTCCAGCACGCCAAGCTCTGGCTTCAGAAGTCCGATCAGCCCATCCATTCGGGAGAATCCGAAACCT ATGCTGGGTTGAGGGAGAAATTGAACAAGATTATGGCGTCGGACTACTTCACCACGACCCCAGAGATGAAAGCTCCGGTAGATGTGGCTGCGGCTGTGGGGAAGTTCAGCGCGACTAGCCAGGTGCAGATTTCTGAGACCACCATGGTGGCATCGCCGTCTGCCCAAACTGAAGGTTCCCCAACACATCATCAGCACAAG GAGGACGAGCAACAGGATTTTCAAGCAACAGAAGTCCATCCTAATCATCAGTCTACTCCTGTTGATGAACCTCCAAAGATG GATGAGGCAGACACGCTAAACCCATCAGGGGACATTGCCTCTGCCCCACAGGAGCAGCAGAAACTGGAAGCAGATGTGGAGGAACAGATCCAAAGAGATCCAGAGCCGAAGGATCGACAACACATTTCACGGAGGGGTTACCCGAGCCAGAGAGGTGGAAGTCGTGGCGGTGGCAGTGGCGGTGGGGGCAGGAGAGGCTATCCAAATGGTCGTGGTGGTCGTGGCCGAGGTGGGGGTGGTGCTTACCAAAATGGGCGGAGCCAGTATTATGAGCCTGGATACTATCCAAGAAACTACTATAACTCCAGGGGAAGGGGAGGTCGGTCTGGTGGTTCATCCATGTACAACGGTCATGGAGGAGGACCTTATGGTGGTCATGTCCCTGCAAATGTTGAACTGGGCGCAAGCACCTAG
- the LOC103712050 gene encoding calcium-dependent protein kinase 10-like, with product MGNSCVCFGGSVEDEEERRWRRKREREKRRQRPRRPNPFSEDPVGSPSPIQVLKDVVPLGHHRSRIGDKYVLGRELGRGEFGVTYLCTDKETREQLACKSISKRKLRTAVDVEDVRREVAIMSTLPDHPNVVRLRAAYEDAEAVHLVMELCEGGELFDRIVARGHYSERAAAAVARTVAEVVKMCHENGVMHRDLKPENFLYANKKENSPLKAIDFGLSIFFRPGERFSEIVGSPYYMAPEVLKRSYGPEVDIWSAGVILYILLCGVPPFWAETEKGVAQAILRGVIDFQREPWPQISESAKSLVRQMLEPDPKRRFTAQQVLEHSWLHNAKKAPNVPLGDIVRARLKQFSVMNRFKKKAMRVIAEHLSIEEVEVIRDMFKLMDTDNNGKVTFEELKAGLQKVGSQLAEPEMKMLMEAADVDGNGVLDYGEFVAVIIHLQRLSNDGHLRRAFVFFDKDSSGYIELDELREALTDDSGQTDTEAVDDILREVDTDKDGRISYEEFVAMMKAGTDWRKASRQYSRERFKSLSINLMKDGSLSMGN from the exons ATGGGGAATAGTTGCGTGTGCTTCGGAGGGAGCGTGGAGGACGAGGAGGAACGGCGGTGGCGGAGGAAGCGGGAGCGGGAGAAGCGGCGGCAGCGGCCACGGCGGCCGAACCCCTTCTCCGAGGACCCGGTGGGATCGCCGTCGCCGATCCAGGTCCTCAAGGACGTGGTCCCCCTCGGCCACCACCGAAGCCGGATCGGCGACAAGTACGTCCTCGGGCGCGAGCTCGGCCGCGGCGAGTTCGGCGTCACCTACTTGTGTACGGACAAGGAGACGAGGGAGCAGCTGGCGTGCAAGTCGATCTCGAAGCGGAAGCTCCGGACGGCGGTGGACGTGGAGGACGTCCGGCGGGAGGTGGCGATCATGTCGACGCTCCCGGACCACCCAAACGTCGTCCGGCTCCGCGCCGCCTACGAGGACGCCGAGGCGGTGCACCTCGTGATGGAGCTCTGCGAGGGCGGGGAGCTCTTCGACCGGATCGTGGCGAGGGGGCACTACAGCGAGCGCGCCGCGGCTGCGGTCGCCCGGACGGTGGCCGAGGTCGTGAAGATGTGCCATGAGAATGGGGTCATGCACCGGGACCTCAAGCCGGAGAATTTCCTCTATGCTAATAAGAAGGAGAACTCGCCGCTCAAGGCCATCGATTTCGGCCTCTCCATTTTCTTCCGGCCAG GGGAGAGGTTTTCCGAGATCGTGGGGAGCCCCTACTACATGGCGCCGGAGGTGTTGAAGAGGAGCTATGGGCCGGAGGTGGATATTTGGAGCGCCGGTGTGATCTTGTACATCTTGCTCTGCGGGGTTCCGCCATTCTGGGCTG AGACTGAGAAGGGGGTTGCCCAGGCGATTCTCCGAGGGGTGATAGATTTCCAAAGGGAGCCATGGCCTCAAATTTCAGAGAGCGCAAAGAGTCTTGTTAGGCAGATGCTAGAGCCGGATCCGAAGCGGCGGTTCACTGCTCAGCAAGTGCTTG AACATTCATGGCTACATAATGCAAAGAAAGCTCCAAATGTTCCATTGGGAGATATTGTAAGAGCAAGGCTTAAACAGTTTTCGGTAATGAACAGATTCAAGAAGAAAGCTATGCGG GTGATTGCTGAGCACTTGTCGATTGAAGAAGTAGAGGTCATAAGAGATATGTTTAAGCTAATGGACACAGATAACAATGGAAAGGTAACATTCGAAGAATTAAAGGCTGGCCTTCAAAAGGTTGGTTCTCAACTGGCTGAACCAGAGATGAAGATGTTGATGGAAGCG GCTGATGTTGATGGAAATGGTGTGTTGGACTATGGAGAATTTGTGGCTGTTATTATTCACTTACAAAGGTTATCAAATGATGGGCATCTTCGAAGAGCATTCGTTTTCTTTGATAAAGATAGCAGTGGATATATTGAACTTGATGAGTTAAGGGAGGCCTTAACAGATGACTCTGGTCAAACAGATACTGAAGCGGTTGATGACATTTTACGGGAAGTCGATACAGACAAG GATGGTCGTATAAGTTACGAGGAATTTGTTGCTATGATGAAAGCTGGCACTGACTGGAGGAAAGCATCTCGTCAATATTCAAGGGAGAGGTTTAAAAGCCTGAGCATCAATCTTATGAAGGATGGCTCGCTGTCTATGGGCAATTAG